Proteins found in one Panicum hallii strain FIL2 chromosome 4, PHallii_v3.1, whole genome shotgun sequence genomic segment:
- the LOC112888710 gene encoding uncharacterized protein LOC112888710: protein MSAVVCGKRSSSIFADELLPPSPPSPHHHHPAAKRSRRSPPHRGRREALLLQLIPLFPDMDPQLLEKALEASGDDLDSAIKSLNELRLESTGFKSENGQHTVIQPSVEGIPNGGVDTATEHPPAADNYQTSNNGSEWVELFVREMTNASDIDDARARASRALEALEKSIVERAGAEASQNLHKENMMLKEQLTVVLRENAVLKRAVAIQHERQKEFDERSHEVQSLKQLVLQYQEQVRTLEINNYALTMHLKQAQQNNSIPGRFNPDVF from the exons ATGTCTGCGGTAGTCTGTGGCAAGAGGTCCTCCTCCAtcttcgccgacgagctcctcccgccgtcccctccctcccctcaccaccaccacccggcGGCCAAGAGGtcccgccgctccccgccgcaCCGCGGCCGCCGGGAGGCGCTCCTGCTCCAGCTGATCCCCCTCTTCCCCGACATGGATCCCCAG TTGCTTGAAAAGGCGCTGGAAGCATCTGGAGATGACTTAGATTCTGCAATAAAGAGTTTGAACGAGCTGCGCTTGGAGTCCACTGGTTTCAAATCCGAAAATGGCCAGCATACTGTAATTCAGCCATCTGTTGAAG GCATTCCTAATGGTGGCGTGGATACTGCTACAGAACATCCGCCTGCCGCCGATAATTATCAGACAAGTAATAATGGCTCTGAATGGGTTGAGCTATTTGTCAGAGAGATGACTAATGCTTCTGACATAGATGATGCACGGGCTCGTGCGTCTAGAGCTTTGGAAGCTTTGGAGAAGTCCATTGTAGAGCGTGCTGGAGCTGAAGCTTCACAAAATCTGCATAAG GAAAACATGATGCTCAAGGAGCAATTGACAGTCGTTCTGCGAGAGAATGCTGTCCTGAAGCGGGCAGTCGCCATTCAGCATGAGCGCCAAAAGGAGTTTGATGAAAGGTCTCATGAAGTCCAAAGCTTGAAGCAACTTGTTTTGCAGTACCAGGAACAAGTGAGGACATTGGAG ATAAACAACTATGCCCTCACAATGCACCTCAAGCAGGCTCAGCAGAACAACTCCATACCTGGGCGTTTCAATCCTGATGTCTTCTAA
- the LOC112889060 gene encoding ESCRT-related protein CHMP1, with product MGNPEKLMNQIFDLKFTSKSLQRQARKCEKEEKEQKLKVKKAIEKGNVDGARIYAENAIRKRTEHMNYLRLASRLDAVVARLDTQAKMQVIGKSMQSIVKSLDSALATGNLQKMSETMDNFERQFVNMEVQAEFMEGAMAGSTSLSTPETEVNSLMQQVADDYGLEVSVGLPQAAAHAIPAAKDKEKVDEDDLSRRLAELKARG from the coding sequence atggGGAACCCCGAGAAGCTGATGAACCAGATCTTCGACCTCAAGTTCACCTCCAAGTCGCTGCAGCGGCAGGCGCGCAAGTGcgagaaggaggagaaggagcagaAGCTCAAGGTGAAGAAGGCGATCGAGAAGGGCAACGTGGACGGCGCCCGCATCTACGCCGAGAACGCCATCCGCAAGCGCACCGAGCACATGAACTACCTCCGCCTCGCCTCCCGCCTCGACGCCGTCGTGGCCCGCCTCGACACGCAGGCCAAGATGCAGGTCATCGGCAAGTCCATGCAGTCCATCGTCAAGTCGCTCGACTCCGCGCTCGCCACCGGGAACCTCCAGAAGATGTCCGAGACCATGGACAACTTCGAGCGCCAGTTCGTCAACATGGAGGTCCAGGCCGAGTTCATGGAGGGCGCCATGGCCGGCTCCACCTCGCTCTCCACGCCCGAGACCGAGGTTAACAGCCTTATGCAGCAGGTCGCCGATGACTACGGGCTTGAGGTCTCCGTCGGCCTGCCGCAGGCCGCGGCGCATGCCATCCCTGCTGCCAAGGATAAGGAGAAGGTCGACGAGGACGACCTCTCTCGCCGCCTTGCCGAGCTCAAGGCCCGCGGTTGA
- the LOC112888708 gene encoding PX domain-containing protein EREL1, with product MATARKKTPSPPKHRHDGTSPLPLGMDWSPPPKRWEGRNTIWPHNPQTGWSYCVMIPSWITQTPEAGVTADSFLKSVVFYRIHVGIQSPEGFSSSHGILRRFSDFLKLCSDLKSAFPRKDVPSAPPKHAFLRINTSRLLLEERRHALEEWMQKLLSDIDLSRSAPVAAFLELEAAARSYFQERNGRPSEAGSSAKSSADSSPHPDGPASGSLAESNQINHALTRGSSLTGATGNGVLGEAILDQPDEHVSSVPNHRKGNLVFLEHDGRNGSVASYRGVVSEEDHDSNPGHARKESSESIGSDLSSLRGSELSVPGASSSLWDGPVDGHISQTEHLPGLDMQLLYDVDTQVILPNDQKQKLSRLLITMQRRIGTAKTDMEDLIARLNQEAAVKEYLTTKVKDLEVELEATKQKGRETLQQAILAERERITQMQWDMDELRRKYSEMESNLKTEQNEKTRAESEITSASGENETLLEELEIKRKEAESLKQRLGEVEAKSKADIKVLVKEVKSLRNSQKEMKKVLNQYLEEKTDLEMVINREKQRSTRMRLSREKILHECRLLRERLQECSAKFLAEEQDNFTIDPSSLPDALDLLATSDNRIRLLVAEAQLLARDDEQHSSDDGDNSDSRSSLTMGTEEANVTDEDTTKMLSDLLIDNAQLRMRLNAVIRNAVNTAVKPEKEGSGEILPKKTVLNWLLDR from the exons atggcgacggcgcGGAAGAAGACCCCCAGCCCCCCGAAACACCGCCACGACGGCacctcgccgctgccgctcggcaTGGACTGGAGCCCTCCCCCGAAGAGATGG GAGGGAAGGAACACCATATGGCCACATAACCCTCAAACAGGATGGAGTTACTGTGTGATGATACCTTCTTGGATCACTCAGACACCTGAAGCTGGTGTGACAGCTGACAGCTTTTTAAAATCTGTCGTT TTTTACAGGATACATGTCGGTATACAATCTCCAGAAGGCTTTAGCTCAAGCCATGGAATTCTCCGAAGGTTTAGTGACTTTTTGAAGTTATGTTCTGAT CTTAAGAGTGCATTTCCCAGAAAAGATGTCCCGTCGGCTCCTCCGAAGCATGCTTTCTTGAGAATAAATACAAGCAGGTTGCTTCTAGAAGAG AGAAGGCATGCATTGGAGGAGTGGATGCAAAAGTTGCTTTCTGACATTGACTTGTCAAGAAGTGCTCCTGTTGCTGCTTTTCTTGAACTTGAAGCTGCCGCACGTTCAT ATTTCCAAGAACGGAATGGGCGTCCTTCTGAAGCAGGTTCTTCTGCTAAAAGTAGTGCCGACTCTTCTCCGCATCCTGATGGACCTGCTTCTGGTTCTCTCGCTGAGTCCAATCAAATAAATCATGCACTTACTCGTGGTAGCAGTCTGACAGGAGCAACTGGCAATGGTGTGTTGGGGGAAGCTATCTTAGATCAGCCCGATGAGCATGTTAGTAGCGTCCCGAATCACAGGAAAGGGAACCTTGTGTTTTTGGAACATGATGGTAGAAATGGCTCGGTAGCGTCTTACAGGGGAGTTGTTTCTGAAGAGGATCATGATTCTAATCCCGGTCATGCTAGGAAGGAGTCTTCTGAAAGTATTGGTAGTGATTTGAGCTCTTTAAGAGGAAGTGAACTCTCTGTTCCAGGTGCTAGTAGTTCCCTATGGGATGGTCCAGTGGATGGACATATTAGTCAAACAGAGCATCTTCCTGGTTTAGATATGCAGCTTTTGTATGATGTGGATACACAAGTCATCCTTCCAAATGATCAAAAACAGAAGTTATCTAGACTTTTGATCACCATGCAACGAAGAATAGGGACAGCGAAAACTGATATGGAGGATCTCATAGCACGACTAAATCAGGAAGCAGCTGTCAAAGAGTATCTTACTACAAAG GTTAAAGATTTGGAGGTTGAATTGGAAGCCACAAAGCAAAAAGGTCGAGAGACACTACAACAAGCTATCCTGGCTGAAAGAGAGAGGATTACCCAGATGCAATGGGATATGGATGAGCTCCGCAGGAAGTATTCTGAGATGGAGTCAAATCTGAAGACTGAACAA AATGAGAAAACTCGTGCGGAGTCAGAGATAACATCTGCTAGTGGTGAAAATGAAACATTACTTGAAGAATTGGAAATCAAACGAAAAGAAGCTGAGAGTTTGAAACAGCGTCTGGGAGAAGTTGAGGCAAAGTCTAAAGCAGATATAAAGGTTCTTGTCAAAGAGGTCAAGTCTCTTAGAAACTCCCAAAAAGAGATGAAGAAAGTGCTGAATCAGTATCTTGAGGAGAAGACTGATTTAGAG ATGGTTATTAATAGAGAGAAGCAGCGGTCAACACGTATGAGGTTATCCCGAGAAAAAATTCTTCATGAGTGCAGACTGCTGCGTGAGCGTCTACAGGAATGTAGTGCTAAATTTCTAGCAGAAGAACAAGACAACTTTACTATTGATCCGTCGTCCTTGCCTGATGCACTAGATCTTCTGGCAACATCAGACAACAGAATACGCCTACTCGTTGCAGag GCTCAACTTCTAGCACGAGATGATGAGCAACACTCTTCTGATGATGGTGACAATTCTGATAGTAGATCCTCATTAACTATGGGCACTGAAGAGGCAAACGTTACTGATGAAGATACAACAAAAATGCTGTCTGATCTGCTTATCGATAATGCGCAGCTGAGGATGCGCCTCAATGCTGTCATCCGCAATGCTGTAAATACCGCCGTGAAGCCAGAGAAAGAAGGCAGCGGTGAAATTCTCCCTAAGAAGACGGTCCTTAACTGGTTGCTAGACAGATGA
- the LOC112889575 gene encoding repetitive proline-rich cell wall protein-like — MAASGKKLPPFLFTLLLLLSTAVTPILSLPAADHEVDCDCDKPKAPKPSHPPKTKPSYPSPKPKNPKPPKGPSYPSPVTRPPKGRPSYAPPVTRPRPPVVGPPKGRPSYAPPVTRPRPPVVGPPKGPVTRPPVVGPPVTRPPVTRPPVVGPPVTYPPITGPPTTPPVVGPPVTYPPITGPPTTPPVVGPPVTYPPITGPPTTPPVVGPPVTYPPITGPPVTVPPITGPPSTTPPVTGPPVTYPPGGGGSSSTPCPPPPPATPTPSSPTCPADSLKLGACVDLLGGLVHVGLGDPVVNKCCPLLEGLVELEAAVCLCTTIKLKLLNINIYLPLALQLLLTCGKTPPPGYTCTV; from the coding sequence ATGGCGGCGAGCGGCAAGAAGCTCCCGCCGTTCCTCTTCACGCTTCTGCTGCTGCTCTCCACCGCTGTGACGCCCATCCTCTCGCTGCCGGCCGCCGACCACGAGGTCGACTGCGACTGCGACAAGCCCAAGGCGCCCAAGCCGTCGCACCCGCCCAAGACCAAGCCCTCCTACCCGTCGCCCAAGCCCAAGAACCCCAAGCCGCCCAAGGGCCCCTCCTACCCGTCGCCGGTGACGCGCCCGCCCAAGGGCCGCCCCTCCTACGCCCCGCCGGTCACTCGTCCTCGTCCTCCGGTCGTCGGTCCGCCCAAGGGCCGCCCCTCCTACGCCCCGCCGGTCACTCGTCCTCGTCCTCCGGTCGTCGGTCCGCCCAAGGGCCCCGTCACGCGCCCGCCGGTCGTCGGGCCACCGGTCACGCGCCCTCCGGTCACGCGTCCCCCGGTCGTCGGGCCGCCGGTGACCTACCCGCCGATCACCGGCCCTCCGACGACGCCACCAGTCGTCGGGCCGCCGGTGACCTACCCGCCGATCACCGGCCCTCCGACGACGCCACCAGTCGTCGGGCCGCCGGTGACCTACCCGCCGATCACCGGCCCTCCGACGACGCCACCAGTCGTCGGGCCACCGGTGACCTACCCGCCGATCACCGGCCCACCGGTCACGGTCCCCCCGATCACCGGCCCGCCCTCGACGACGCCTCCGGTCACCGGCCCGCCCGTGACCTACcctcccggcggcggcggcagcagctcgACGCCgtgtccgcctcctcctcccgccaCCCCGACGCCGTCGTCGCCGACGTGCCCGGCGGACTCGCTGAAGCTGGGCGCGTGCGTGGACCTGCTGGGCGGGCTGGTGCACGTCGGGCTTGGCGACCCCGTGGTGAACAAGTGCTGCCCGCTGCTGGAGGGCCTggtggagctggaggcggccgTGTGCCTCTGCACCACCATCAAGCTCAAGCTCCTCAACATCAACATCTACCTGCCCCTggcgctccagctcctcctcacCTGTGGCAAGACGCCGCCGCCCGGCTACACCTGCACCGTCTGA
- the LOC112891093 gene encoding proteasome subunit beta type-3-like, with product MSIFEYNGSAVMAMVGKNCFAIASDRRLGVQLQTIATDFQRVFKIHDKLYVGLSGLGTDAQTLYQRLVFRHKLYQLREERDMKPETFASLVSALLYEKRFGPYFCQPVIAGLGDDNKPFICTMDCIGAKELAKDFVVSGTASESLYGACESMYKPNMEPDELFETVSQALMSSVDRDCLSGWGGYVLIVTPTEVREHVVKGRMD from the exons ATGTCG ATCTTCGAGTACAACGGGTCCGCCGTGATGGCGATGGTGGGGAAGAACTGCTTCGCTATCGCCAGCGACCGGCGGCTGGGCGTGCAGCTGCAGACCATCGCCACCGATTTCCAGCGGGTGTTCAAGATCCACGACAAGCTATACGTCGGCCTCTCGGGGCTCGGCACCGACGCCCAGACGCT GTACCAGAGGCTGGTGTTTAGGCACAAGCTGTATCAGCTGCGGGAGGAGAGGGACATGAAGCCGGAGACCTTCGCCAGCCTCGTCTCTGCACTCCTTTATGAGAAGAG ATTCGGGCCATATTTCTGCCAACCAGTCATTGCTGGACTTGGAGATGACAACAAGCCGTTTATTTGTACCATGGACTGCATTGGTGCAAA GGAACTAGCCAAGGATTTTGTTGTTTCTGGGACAGCATCGGAATCTTTGTATGGTGCTTGTGAATCCATGTACAAGCCAAACATG GAACCTGACGAACTCTTCGAGACTGTATCCCAAGCTCTGATGTCATCAGTAGATCGTGACTGCCTTAGCGGGTGGGGAGGCTATGTGCTGATCGT AACACCGACTGAAGTGAGAGAACATGTGGTGAAGGGCAGGATGGACTAA
- the LOC112889152 gene encoding uncharacterized protein LOC112889152, producing METDQNHHRTTTRPPATIADAAAVTSTRPGGSNSIEMAETTTTQSHEQDDRLSNLPDDVLVHILNKLDLLQDAARTTVLSKRWRHLLGFRSEIVLDVLNFNTTDDDSEYTIDELAAWRQLKSPSSQRSSQSYQRCETTTAQMMTCSRMEHVSWHFFYAYPRAFGGLTDLSLHSLRLGESDMPNVPSTCKKLEYLSLENCDAGIESVLQTEHSQLVELIIIFDGFETVELKWLPRLTHLTCQSWLPSQDQYPLPLGHVPQLWVLNLNNAGTTRNKTIKPSEFLGNATVGELDMNFLCERIWIQPEGPKRLAPLLQNLRVVTLRFIHEEYDLMWTLFILEAAPLLDEINMQMSYHTCYSDEEDDYNQNDESPREIFQKAPDLLKWETRHDFSHCNMRKLSIEGFQIEEKFTRYIDRVMEAAVNLELVSLLEVVPVCVVSFFHQLYIHGLTRREI from the exons ATGGAAACGGATCAGAATCACCACCGTACCACGACACGGCCGCCGGCAACCATTGCCGATGCGGCGGCGGTCACAAGCACGAGACCTGGCGGAAGCAACTCGATCGAGATGGCGGAAACGACGACGACCCAG AGCCATGAACAGGACGATAGGCTAAGCAATCTTCCAGATGACGTTCTCGTTCACATCTTGAACAAGCTCGACCTGTTACAGGATGCTGCGAGGACCACTGTCCTTTCAAAACGCTGGAGGCATTTGTTAGGTTTCCGTTCCGAGATCGTTCTGGATGTACTGAACTTCAACACCACGGATGACGATTCCGAGTATACTATCGACGAGTTGGCGGCTTGGCGCCAACTAAAGTCTCC ATCCTCACAGCGGAGTTCACAATCATACCAGAGGTGTGAGACGACGACTGCACAGATGATGACATGCTCGCGTATGGAGCACGTTTCATGGCATTTTTTTTATGCCTATCCCCGTGCATTTGGTGGTCTCACGGACCTGAGTCTACACAGTCTAAGGCTTGGCGAATCTGACATGCCTAATGTGCCGAGTACATGTAAGAAGCTGGAGTACCTTAGTCTGGAGAACTGTGATGCTGGGATTGAATCTGTCTTACAGACAGAGCATTCACAACTTGTTGAGTTGATCATTATTTTCGATGGATTTGAAACTGTTGAGCTCAAGTGGCTTCCAAGACTCACGCATTTGACATGTCAAAGCTGGCTACCCTCACAAGATCAATATCCATTGCCGTTGGGCCATGTTCCACAGCTTTGGGTGCTAAATCTAAATAATGCTGGCACGACTCGGAACAAAACTATTAAGCCAAGTGAGTTCCTTGGCAATGCAACCGTTGGTGAACTTGATATGAATTTCCTATGTGAAAGG ATTTGGATTCAACCTGAAGGTCCAAAGCGACTAGCTCCTCTACTGCAGAATTTGAGGGTCGTTACACTACGCTTTATCCATGAAGAGTATGACCTAATGTGGACATTATTCATCTTAGAAGCTGCACCCCTCTTAGATGAAATTAACATGCAG ATGTCATACCATACATGTTACTCAGATGAAGAGGATGATTACAATCAAAATGATGAGAGTCCACGAGAAATCTTTCAAAAGGCTCCTGATTTACTAAAATGGGAGACTCGTCATGATTTCAGTCACTGTAATATGAGAAAACTCTCCATCGAGGGGTTTCAAATCGAAGAGAAGTTCACAAGATATATAGACCGTGTCATGGAAGCAGCGGTGAATTTGGAACTTGTATCACTGCTTGAAGTCGTCCCTGTTTGCGTTGTGAGTTTCTTCCATCAACTGTATATCCACGGACTCACAAGGAGAGAGATCTGA